One Rhodospirillales bacterium genomic window, CACAGCTCGCATAGCTCGCACACCTCGCACTACTCTTCCCGCTAGCAATGTCGCCGTTTCCCGAATCGGCCGGCGTGATCGTGGATCAGCGCGGGACCACCGTGCTGATCACGATCGATCCGACCCTCTATAGCGAGGACGTCGCTCTGCGGGCGGCTTATTGGCTGGCCGACCGCTGCCACGTCCATATCGGCAAGACAAACGGCGGCACGATCACCGCCGAAATCCGCACCAAGGACGGCTGCGATGGCCCAGAACTCACCGCAGCGTGCGGTGAGTTCTGCAATAGCCTGGTCGACTTCACCCTTCGGGCACGGGTCGCCCACGAGACGCAGGACATCCAGCGCGCGCTGGTGCAGCGCGCGTTCAATGAGCTGCTGCCCCAGCCGATGCGCCGAGCCTGAGGAGTAGAGGCATGGGCAGCACGTCGTTCCGTGGACCGGAGGCATTCGCGGAAGCGATGCCCTACCGGCTGATGCCGTTTCATTTTACACGGTTCGGCAGCGGAAAGGTATTGCTGACGACGCCTTGCGGCGAGTTTAGCGTCCTTAACCGTTCCGCCTTTGACGACTTCGTCGCCAGGCGACTCGCCCCAGAGTCTCCGCAATACGCGGAGCTGAAGTCTAAGTACTTCCTGACCCACGGCCCGGATCCTGCCACCCTGCGCGTCGCCGCGTCCCAGTGGCGCACGAAGAAGAGCTTTTTAGAAGGTGGTCCCAAGCTCCACATTTTCGTGCCGACGCTGCGCTGCAACCAAAGTTGCGGGTACTGCCAAGTCTCCCGTGCAAACGCCGACGCGTTCGGGGTCGACATGACGCGCGAGACCGCGACGCAGGCGATCGAGCTGATGCTCTCCGCCCCCGCGCCCGCGATCACCATGGAGTTTCAGGGCGGCGAGCCGCTGCTCGCGTTCGATCTCGTCCGCTTCATGGTTGAAACCTCCACGCGACGCGCTGCGTGCGCTCGTAAGGACCTGCGGTTCGTGATCTGCACCAACCTAACGCTGCTGAGCGAAGAGCATCTCGCGTTTCTTAGGGACTACGACGTTGCCGTTTCAACTTCGCTCGACGGGCCCGGCGACCTGCACGACCGGAACCGGCCGATGACGGGTGCTGCGGCCCATGCGGTGGTGGTCCGCAACATGCAGCGTTGCCAGGACGTGCTCGGGCGGGGCAGCGTGTCCGCCCTGATGACGACCACCGTGCACAGCCTCGGGAGAGCGCACGAGATCATCGACGAGTACGCCGCCCGCGGGCAGCGCTCGATCTTCATCCGTGAGCTCAACCCGTACGGCTACGCTGCCAAGTCGGCCCGGTCGATCGGCTATACCGTCGATGAGTTCGCCTCTTTCTACGCGGAGGCGCTCGAGTACCTGTTCGCCCTCAACCGGCAAGGCCTGACGATTGCCGAGGGCTACGCCACCATGCTCCTGCGCAAGATCCTGACGCCCTTCGGGGTCGGATTCGTCGACCTGCAGTCGCCAACAGGCGAGGGCTTCGGCGTCGTCGTCTACAACTATGACGGCGGTGTCTATGCCTCGGACGAGGCGCGCATGCTCGCTGCGATGGGCGACCAGAGCTTTCGGCTCGGCAGCGTCGACGACAGCTACCTTAATCTCTTCTTCGGCGAGACGATGCAGTGCATCGCCGCTGCGGGGTGCGCCGAAGCGCTGCCGGGCTGCTCTGAGTGCGTGTACTTGCCCTACTGCGGCGCCGACCCCATACGGCACTACCGGACACAAGGCGACCTCATCGGCAATCGCCCGACGAGTTCCTTCTGCAAGAAGCAGCAGGCGATCTTCAAAATCTTGTTCGGTCTGCTGATCGATGGCCCAGCGGAGACGCGCAACACGCTCCTGAGTTGGGTTCACCCCGGTCGATGCGCACTGCCGAGGCCCGCATGGCTGTCGTGATGGCCGTAAGCGGTCGGTTCGCGTTCGCACACCCGGCCATCGTCGGGCGCGTGTCGGAGAGCGTCGAGGTGCTCTCGCCTGCCGACACGGTGCTCGTCTGTCGCAGCGGCCGAATTCCCAAGGCTGACCTCGAGCCTTTCGCAGCGGCCCTGGTAGAGGGCGGCCGCGAGGTGTGCCTGGCTACGCCGCGAATGGGCGTTTACGAGCGTCTCGACCATCTCGAGGACGGCGACCTAGTGCTCATCGACGGACGAAGTGGGCGGATCCGCACGCTGTTTCGCAAGGCGTCGACGCACAACGCCCTGTTCGTCACCGAGCGGTGCAACAGCTCGTGCCTCATGTGCTCACAGCCGCCCAAGGACCGTGACGACCATCAGCTCGCGGTGTGTCTGCGTATGATCGAGCTACTGCAGGCCGATCCGCCAGAACGCCTGGGCATTACCGGCGGCGAACCGACCCTCCTTCGCGCAGGCTTTCTCGAGCTTCTGGCCGCGCTCAAAGAGCGGTTGCCCGCAACTTCCATCACCTGCCTCAGCAACGGGCGCACGTTTTCCGATGTCAGCTTTGCCGAGGCTGTCGGGCGGATCGGCCTGCCGCGGCTGCGATTCAGCATTCCCCTGCACGGCAGCATTTCCGACCGGCACGACTACATCGCCCAAGCCGCCGGCTCATTCCTCGAGACCGTGGCCGGCATGTACAACTTAGCGAGCAATGGCGTCGAGACCGAGATCCGCGTCGTGCTGCATGCCCTCAGTGTACCTCACCTCATCGATCTCGCTGAATACATCAGCCGAAAGCTGCCCTTTGCGCATCAGGTGGCGTTCATGGGGCTAGAGCAGATGGGCTACGTTAAGAAGAACCGGGACCTTCTGCGGATTGACCCGGCCGACTATGCGAAGCAGCTCACTGGCGCGGTCGAGCACCTCTATCGGCGCGGTATGAATGTCTCGATCTACAACCTGGCACTCTGTCAAATCCCGCGTAGCCTGTGGGGCCTTGCGCGGCAAAGCATCTCGGATCACAAGCGCGTCATGTACGAAGAGTGTGGTCGATGCGATGCGGCAGCGCACTGCGCGGGTTTTTTCACTTCGAGCAAGGAGCAGCACCGCGCGCCAATCCAGCCTTTGGCTCTGCAGTGACGTAATGCCGATCGCCAGGGCGTCGGACCGATCATGACGCGTGCGCAAAGGTGCGGGTCCGTTAAGATAACCTACTGATATCGCCAAAGAGTCAGCTTTTCAGCTCAATGCTCGGTCCTGAGTGGCTTGTGGCGCTCGGTGAAGCAGGCTCGATCCGTAGCGGGTGAGATCGAACGTCAGGGCTCTGTTGCAAAGCTCGCGGCTATCTGGCGGGATGTGGTCGTAACCAGGGGATGCTGGGCCGTGTCGGACTTCAAGGGGCGCCACTTCGAGGGCGAGATCGTGCTGTGGGCGGTACGGTGGTACTGCCGCTACGGAGTGAGCTACCGTGATCTCGAGCAGATGATGGGCGAGCATCGACTTCTATCTGTCGCCGACGCGGAACACGAAGGCGGCGAAGCGCTTTCTCGGCAAGGCGCTTAAGGGCCTGAAAGACTGGGAGAAGCCGCGGGTGGTCAACACGGACAAGGCGCCGACCTACGTGGCGGCACTCGCCGAACTGAAGGCCGAAGGCAAGTGCCCGAAGGACACGCGGCACCGGCAGGTGAAGTACCTCAACAACGTCATCGAAGCCGATCACGGCAAGCTGAAGCAGCTGATCCGCCCGGTGCGCGGCTTCAAGACGCTGAAGACCGCCTACGCGACGATCAAGGGCTTCGAGGTGATGCGGGCTCTACGCAAGGGCCAGGCGGCGATCTTCAACATCACGCGCGACATCCGCGGCGAGGCGCGTCTGGTGGAGCGCGCCTTCGGTCTCGGCGTCTGCGCGTTGGCAGAGGCCATGCAGGTCGTCAGCGAACGGCTCGAGCTCCAGGCAGCCTGAGCACGGAACGGTCATCCGCCGGGATCGTCACGCGTCCGGAGCCAAAGTTTGCAACAGAGCCTTTACGTGCACGGCGCGGCGGAGTTCGGCATCGATCAGGCCGAGCGCTATCACGAGGGCATGGCATCGGTTTTCGATCTGCTGGCTAAAAACCCGCACCTGGCCCGCGAGCGCACGGAATTCGACCCGCCGGTGCGGCTGCACCCTTACCAGGCACACATGATCGCCTACATCATCCGAGATGACGGAATCCTGATTATCCGTGTTCTCCACGGGCGGCAGGCGTGGGAACGGTATCTGCCATGAAAATCGGAGCAGAACCTCGACCTTCAGCACCAGGCGCTGGAGGCTGCCGGGTGCGAGGTCATTCACGAGGACCGGGGCCTTTCCGGAGCAGCGAAGCAAGACTCGGAGATTGCTTATGGTTGGCGGAAACGAAGCAACAGCACAGGCTGGGGTCGAATCTTTTAAACAGAAGGAAAGAATTGAAATTATTCTGAGAGAGTACGAATCGCTTAGGCTGGAAATATTAGAGCGTACTGGCCATATGTACCAGCTATTAGTAGCCTGCGCTGCTGTATTTTTGTGGGTTCTAACGAACTCCTTTAGTTTGTCTACCCTGTTGGTAATACTCTCTGTCATTATGCTCGGCGGGGCTTTTTCGTGGCTGATTGATCGCGACATAAGGAAGGCGGCGGAGCGGCTTCGTCAAATCGAACACGACATCAATCGCAGAGTGGGCGAGGATCTGCTTGTTTGGGAATCACGCTGGGGCGGCGCGATTAGCGGCTTTTTCGGCCCCGCGCGCCCATTATCAAAGGCAGAGGCCCACGCTTGGTTGCTCAAGGGAGCGGATCCTCCTTGGGTTGGCCAACTCCTGATGTTCATTTGGCGGGTCATCCGACCCGCTATTCAGCCGCTGTGGCAGGGCTTGAAGCTTGTCGTCACCAGCATCTCGAACATGTGCGGCAATTGGCGGCAGAAGATTAAGGGGCTGTCCGGAAAAATCTTGAATCGCTGAAATACAGCCTCTTCATCATCCCCACATCAGGAGGAGGAGATTGGCGGAGCGTCCGAGAGATCGAGCCGGGTCTTGATCCGGTCAAGATCAACCTCGACAGCGGCAAGCGCTCTTTCCTGCCGGAAAATATCGCCACGCAGCGCATGCACATCTTGGCGTAAGCTGGTAATGGAAAGCTTGACATCCCCAAGCGTCTCCTCGTTCGCGTCAACACGACCGCGAATGTAGCGCAAGTGCTCAAGAACAATTTCTTTCGGATCATCTGCCATTGTACATGAATTATACTATGCCTTGCCTCAAATCCACAAAAAACACATAACGTTTCTGTAAAATATGAAAATCGATTACGCCCGCGTCTCCACGGATGAGCAGAACCTCGCCCTTCAGCAGCAGGCGCTGGAGGCTGCCGGGTGCGAGGTCGTCTATGCCGACAAGGTATCGGGGGCCGTGACGGAGCGTCCCCAGCTCGCGGCGGCGCTTGCCCGCCTCGGTCCCGGCGACGTGCTGGTGGTGTGGAAGCTGGACCGTCTGGGCCACTCCCTCGTCCACCTGATCGGCATGATTGACGGGATCGGCAAGGCCGGGGCGGGGTTTCAGTCGCTTTCGGAATCCATCGACGCGACAACCGCCGGGGGCCGGTTGATCTTCCACGTCATGGGCGCCCTGGCGGAGTTCGAGCGCTCCCTGATCGGCGAACGGACCTCGGCGGGCATGAAGGCCGCGAAGCGCCGGGGGAAGCACGTCGGACGGCCCGCGAAGCTCACGGCGCACCAGCTCGCCCACGCGCGGACGCTCATCGAGGAAGAAACGGAAACTCGCGCCGGGATTGCCGCGCTGTTCGGCGTGGACGTAGCGACACTGCGGCGGGCGCTGCGGTTAGGCGGTCCGCGAAATCAATCGTGAGGGTTGATGATTCGCCACCACCCCAACTATATCTGGAAAGCTCTACCTCGTGATGTTTCCATATGGTGTGTAGCATCAGTATATAGTTTACATATCAACAGAACACCATATTGGTTGACAAACTGTCCATATCTTGTAAAATTTCGCACCGCTGTATCCGGCCGTGGGGTGGTAGTTGCGCCGGTCCGGCTTCCATGTTATAGCTCCGAACGTGCAAAAGGCGGGACCGCGCCAACGGCCCCGCCTTTCTGAAACGGTTTCGGTCCTCTGCGGCGGGCCATGATCGAATCAGGCCATGGCGCGGCGCTTCGGTCCCCCTTCTCCCGAACGCTACTCCCTGACGCACAAACTTTCAACCCGTCGCAGGGAGTAGTTTGAATTGGCATCAGTACGTGATTTGTCACCGGAAACCGTGGCCATCATCAAGGCCCGCCTTAGAAGAGGTGATCTTCAACATCGAATCGGAGCCGACTACGATATCAACTCTGGTCGGATCTCCGAAATCAACACCGGCAAGCGGTTTGCCGATATCGAACCGGCGGAGACGATCGGTCATGAGTAAAGACGATCTCCTCAAGCCGGGCAAACGGTGCCCCCAGTCAGGCCAGTACGAAATTACCGGTCCACGCGGCGGGGGAACTGGCGAAGAGCGAACCGTTGTAGAGCGTGAGCCAATGCCGCCGACTCCGGACCGGGGTCAACAGTATCGGCTGGTTGATCCAACCAAGCATCGAAAAAAGTAGAGTCCCAAGGCCCTTCAGGAAGACCGGCCATTCTCACGAGTGGCCGGTCTCATGCGCCTCCCGCCGTGCTATCCTGCCCGCTCTATGGCGTGACCCCTCACGGCTCTTCGAAGCCAAAACCTTCCTGAGAGCGGCGTATCCGTTAAGCCCTCGCTTTCTTTGAAATGGGGTGCAGGCAATTGCCTGCACCCCTGCCACGTGACGAACGCGGAGGGTGTGGGGTGGTGCGCAATCGAGGGTGACCGGGTTGCGAGTGAGCGGGGCTAACAGCCCTGCGAAGCGAGCGACCCTGTTGCCCGGCAGATGGCTCTGTTGCAAACTTTGGCTCCGGACGCGTGACGATCCCGGCTGCAGGCTGTGAAGATAATCGGCGGCGCGCTGTGCATGGGCGGCGGCGCTGAAGATGGCGCGCTTGTCGGCCTTCAGGACGGAAAGCCAGTGCGCCAGATAGGCGGCGTGTTCTTCCCTCGGCTCCGGCGACAGGCCCAAATCGGCGCAGATGAAAGCGGCGCCCATCTCGGCGACAAGTTCCTCCATGGCGTAACCGGAATCCCCAAAACGCTTGCGGCCAAAGTCGCGGTCGAGACGTGCGGTCGTCTTCGTCCAGTGGGTCGTTTCATGCGCCAAGGTCGCGTAATAGGCCTCCGGCTCCTTGAAGGCCCCGAAGGGCGGCATTTGAATCCTGTCCTCGGACGGGCTGAAAAATGCACGGTTGCCGCCGTTGCTGACCTTCGCGCCGGTGCTGGCGAAAAAGGCCTCGGCCGCCTCGATGCGCTCCACCTTCTCGGTGACAGGCTCGGCCAAGGCGGAAAAATGCGCGGGCAGCTTCTCCACCTGCTCGACGTTGAAAACGGTGTAGCCCTTCATGAAGGGAATATCTCGCTCCTGCTCCTCGCCGGTCTTGGGGTCGGCTTCGGTGCGGGTGATGGTGTTGGCATAGACAACGAGATTCCCCGTCTCGCCCTTGCGGACGTTGCCGCCCAATTCCAAAGCCTGGTTGAAGGTCATCCATATCGGCGCGGAATAACCACGCTTGGCGGCCGCTCCCCACAACATCAAAACATTGATGCCGCGATAGGTGTAGCAACGCGCAATGATGCGCGGCTCGACGCGCACTTATCGGCCATATCCGACGCACGTTATCTGAGACTGTAGAGTGCAACGGACGCACGCTCTTTGAGACTCAACGCACGCTCCGTGAGACGGACGCGCAATCATCCGGTTCTCACGCACGCTCGCTGAGACTGACTATGTCGGTAGCCCAGCGGCGCGCATTTCCCTGATGAGCTGCTCTCGTCTTCGACCGGGATTGATCTCGCCTTGGGGCAACTGACGGGGTTGAATGTGTGATGTCGGTGGCAACCCTCCGGAGGCCGCCATGCAACCGTCGTTGTTGTCAAGTTGGAGCATACCCCAACAAGACAAGCAGACGAGACACTTTCTGCGTCTCATTAGGGTTGATCAGCAGGATTCCGGTACGCTAGGGTGAGTCGGTCTGGACTCCAACGAGACACCCGCCTCCGCTCATGGTTGTTTACGGCTACGCACGCGTCTCCAGCATCGACCAGGACCTGAGCATTCAGCAGGCTGCCCTGCGGGCCGCCGGTTGCGACGTCGTTCGTGCCGAGAAGGTGACCGGCACCCGGCGTGACAGCCGCAGGGAGCTGCAGATGCTGCTCGACTTCCTGCGCACAGGCGACACCCTGATGGTCACGCGCATCGATCGCTTGGCGCGCTCGCTGAAGGACCTGCAGGACATCGTCCATGAGCTGAAGGCGAAGGGCGTGGCGCTGAAGGCGACCGAGCAGCCGATCGACACCGGCTCGGCCGCCGGCAAGGCGTTCCTCGACATGCTGGGCGTGTTCGCCGAGTTCGAGACCAACCTGCGCCGCGAGCGGCAGATGGAGGGGATCAAGGCCGCCAAGGAGCGTGGCGTCTACCGGGGCCGCAAGCCGTCGATCGACCCGGCCGAGGTGCGCCGGTTGCGCGTCGAGGAAAAGCTCGGGCCGGCGGCGATCGCGCAGCGGCTCGGCATCGGCCGCGCCTCGGTTTATCGCGTTCTCCACGCCGGGCAGCCGGCCCTAATCGGCACCGAGCCCGCCGGCGCCGAGTGATGGCGAGGGAGTAGACCCGTGCCGATCCGCCGCGAACTCCGCTCCCTCTACCCCGATTACTGGTCCGAGCTCAGCCGGCGCGTCCGCTTCGAGCGCGCCCGCGGGATGTGCCAGAAGTGCGGGCGGCCGCATGGCACCATCGTTCGCTGCCTGCCGGACGGCCGCTGGTTCGATCCCACCGAGGCCATCTGGCGCGACGGCCGTGGTCGGCCCGCCCGCTGGCCCGACCTGGAGCAGATGACGCGGCAGCGGACGACGAAGGTGATCCTCGCCGCCGCGCATCTCGACCACGACCCGCGCAACAACAGGCTGCGCAACCTGCGCAGCCTTTGCCAGCGCTGCCACATGCTCCACGATCGGCCGCACCATTTGGCGCAGCGCCGGGTCACCTACCTCCTGCGCCGCGCCCTCGGCGACCTGTTCCTGGGACCTTATGATTATCGGGCAGGCTGAACCCCGCCTCCCCAACTCGCCCAGCTTCCAGAGCGCGCCGCCGAGCGCTCTTGATATTCCTTCGAGGGGATGTTATTTATTCCTTGAAAAGAATAATCATGTGGGATGTGGAGGCGACGGGCGCCTTTGAGGAATGGTGGCGCGCGTTGACCGAGCAGGAGCAGGACGACGTGACCGCCATGGTCGAGCTGCTGCAGGAGCGAGGGCCGAAGCTTCCTTTTCCGTATTCGTCGGGAATCGAGGGCTCGAAATTTTCCCACATGCGCGAGCTGCGCGTGCAGTCGCACGGCGACCCAATCCGCGTCTTCTACGCCTTCGATCCGCGCCGCGTCGCCGTTCTGCTGATCGGCGGCATCAAGACCGGGAAGGAGAAGCGCTTCTACAAGGAGTACGTCCCGAAGGCGGACAAGCTCTACGAGCAACACATGAAGAGTTTGGAGGGCTGACCGTGGCCAGGAATTTTTCAGAGCTGACGAAGGACCTCACGCCCGAGCGCCGGGAGCGCATCGAGGCGGCCAAGGCCGCGCTACGTCAGGAAATGGACCTGGCCGAGCTGCGTCAAGCGCTCTCGCTCACCCAGTCCACCCTCGCCGAGGCCCTTGGGGTCAAGCAGGGCGAAGTTTCCAAGATCGAGAACCGCGCCGACATTTTCGTCAGCACCTTGCGCCGGTTCATTCAGGCGATGGGCGGCGATCTCGAAATCCGAGCCGTGTTTCCCGACCGCGCCGTCACGATCAAGAACTTTTCCTCGCTATCGCAGGACCCGATGGCAGGACATCAACTGCCTGCCTCGTAGCTGTAGCGGCGCGCAAACGAAATGTGGCGGACGCGAGATTCAGGACCATTTCCGACGCACATTGTTTGAGACGGACGCAGGCCTCGGGCGCACGCTCGTTGCGACGCAGCGCACATTGCTTGAGACGAACGCGAGATCTTGCGAGCCGGACGCACGCTGACCGAAACGGATCGCATCCTGCCAATCGGCATTGCCGAGTGTGAGAAAAACGGCCGGTTTCCTGGCGGTCTCCCGGACGGCACGGCAACCGGGTCACTGCCGCCAGAAAACTCATTGCTGAAATCTGCACAAGAATACTGTCTGCGCACCAGCTTTCCTTGCGTTCCATTTCTGCTGGTTGCTGCAGGATCGCCGCTTTGGCACGTGCCACCGAGGATGATTTCGGTGCTCACGATCTTACGTCGGTCTCAGCTAATTTGCGTTCAGTCTCAGCCAATTTGCGTTCCGGACACGCCCAGTCTCAAAGAGCGTGCACCGAAACCGCCCTGAATCTCGCGTCCGCCACATTTCGTTTGCGCGCCGCTACAATTACTTGCCCGACGCGGCTGGTCGGGCGCTGCGGCGGGCCTCCCGGCGGCGTCCAGTTGTGCCGCCGGCGGGGGCTCGGGTACCGAGCCGCAGCCTCCGATCATCCACCCGTCGCAGCCATGACCAGCAGCCACAGCGTCTCGCGCGATCGCTGCCGATCAGCCGATCGGCAGCCAGCCGGATGCACCCGCGGCGGTCGATGCGGCCGTGGCGATGGCGACCGGAAGCGAGACGGTTGGAAGCGTGGCAACGAAGCCTTCGCCTTCCAGCATTGTGTCCGGCATGATCGGCCCCACGTCGGCGGCAGTGCTGGATGAGTGAACGATGGCGGTGGCGATGGCCGAGCCGAAATTGTTGGCGGCGCTGATGTCGTGGGCGGCGGTGAAGAAAATCATCCCGATCAATGCGACTGCCGTAAGCACTTTTGGATTATCCATGCCTCTGTCCTATGTCCTATGTCCTATGTCCTATGTCCTAACTGAGCCAGGAATATGGTCCATCGAGCGCTGCCCGCAAGGGTTTGCGCGTCGCTACACTAGCGCGCCGCTACGGCCGCTTCTCAGGCGAGCCCACGCCCGACCAACTCGCCCGCCATTTCCACCTCGACGACGCCGACCGCGCCTTCGTCGCCGAGCACCGCGGCGACCACAACCGCCTCGGTGTTGCGGTTCAACTCGGCTCGGTCAGGCTGCTCTGTACCTTCCTCGACGATCCCACCGAGGCGCCGGCGGCCGCTGTGCGCTACGCCGCCGATCAGCTCGCCATCGAGGGCTGCGCGGAAGCCATGGCCGCTTATGCCGCCAGCGAGGGCCGCTGGCGGCACGGCCCGCGTATCCGCGAGCGGTACGGCTACCGCCAGTTCACCGATACCGGCATCGCCTTCCGGCTCAACCGGTTCCTCTACGCGCTCTGCTGGACCGGCGCCGATGTCGCCCGTATCTTCCGGGTCCATCGCGCAACCATCAGCCGCATCGCCGCCGAAGCGAGGGCCACGCTCCTGGCCCAAAGTCTGTCCCCTACGCGATGGAGTGACCGCACGGCTGTCGATCCAACTTGCTTCACCGAGCGCCACAAGCCGCCGCTCAGGACGAGCATCGAGCTGAAAAGCTGACTCTTTCGCGATATCAGCAGGTTACCGCAATAGGCCAGATCTAACCCATTGAAATCAACCGCTTTACAGAACGGCACTTTCGGCGCGTAGGTTACGGAAAGGCCGCCTTGTGTCGGTTTTCTGTTCCGTTGCTACTCAGAGCCCGGCTACCAGTCGTCACGGCCGGAGAACGGGTTCTTC contains:
- the hxsD gene encoding His-Xaa-Ser system protein HxsD — protein: MIVDQRGTTVLITIDPTLYSEDVALRAAYWLADRCHVHIGKTNGGTITAEIRTKDGCDGPELTAACGEFCNSLVDFTLRARVAHETQDIQRALVQRAFNELLPQPMRRA
- the hxsB gene encoding His-Xaa-Ser system radical SAM maturase HxsB, yielding MGSTSFRGPEAFAEAMPYRLMPFHFTRFGSGKVLLTTPCGEFSVLNRSAFDDFVARRLAPESPQYAELKSKYFLTHGPDPATLRVAASQWRTKKSFLEGGPKLHIFVPTLRCNQSCGYCQVSRANADAFGVDMTRETATQAIELMLSAPAPAITMEFQGGEPLLAFDLVRFMVETSTRRAACARKDLRFVICTNLTLLSEEHLAFLRDYDVAVSTSLDGPGDLHDRNRPMTGAAAHAVVVRNMQRCQDVLGRGSVSALMTTTVHSLGRAHEIIDEYAARGQRSIFIRELNPYGYAAKSARSIGYTVDEFASFYAEALEYLFALNRQGLTIAEGYATMLLRKILTPFGVGFVDLQSPTGEGFGVVVYNYDGGVYASDEARMLAAMGDQSFRLGSVDDSYLNLFFGETMQCIAAAGCAEALPGCSECVYLPYCGADPIRHYRTQGDLIGNRPTSSFCKKQQAIFKILFGLLIDGPAETRNTLLSWVHPGRCALPRPAWLS
- the hxsC gene encoding His-Xaa-Ser system radical SAM maturase HxsC; this translates as MRTAEARMAVVMAVSGRFAFAHPAIVGRVSESVEVLSPADTVLVCRSGRIPKADLEPFAAALVEGGREVCLATPRMGVYERLDHLEDGDLVLIDGRSGRIRTLFRKASTHNALFVTERCNSSCLMCSQPPKDRDDHQLAVCLRMIELLQADPPERLGITGGEPTLLRAGFLELLAALKERLPATSITCLSNGRTFSDVSFAEAVGRIGLPRLRFSIPLHGSISDRHDYIAQAAGSFLETVAGMYNLASNGVETEIRVVLHALSVPHLIDLAEYISRKLPFAHQVAFMGLEQMGYVKKNRDLLRIDPADYAKQLTGAVEHLYRRGMNVSIYNLALCQIPRSLWGLARQSISDHKRVMYEECGRCDAAAHCAGFFTSSKEQHRAPIQPLALQ
- a CDS encoding type II toxin-antitoxin system RelE/ParE family toxin, which gives rise to MHGAAEFGIDQAERYHEGMASVFDLLAKNPHLARERTEFDPPVRLHPYQAHMIAYIIRDDGILIIRVLHGRQAWERYLP
- a CDS encoding recombinase family protein encodes the protein MKIDYARVSTDEQNLALQQQALEAAGCEVVYADKVSGAVTERPQLAAALARLGPGDVLVVWKLDRLGHSLVHLIGMIDGIGKAGAGFQSLSESIDATTAGGRLIFHVMGALAEFERSLIGERTSAGMKAAKRRGKHVGRPAKLTAHQLAHARTLIEEETETRAGIAALFGVDVATLRRALRLGGPRNQS
- a CDS encoding recombinase family protein; the protein is MVVYGYARVSSIDQDLSIQQAALRAAGCDVVRAEKVTGTRRDSRRELQMLLDFLRTGDTLMVTRIDRLARSLKDLQDIVHELKAKGVALKATEQPIDTGSAAGKAFLDMLGVFAEFETNLRRERQMEGIKAAKERGVYRGRKPSIDPAEVRRLRVEEKLGPAAIAQRLGIGRASVYRVLHAGQPALIGTEPAGAE
- a CDS encoding type II toxin-antitoxin system RelE/ParE family toxin, producing the protein MMWDVEATGAFEEWWRALTEQEQDDVTAMVELLQERGPKLPFPYSSGIEGSKFSHMRELRVQSHGDPIRVFYAFDPRRVAVLLIGGIKTGKEKRFYKEYVPKADKLYEQHMKSLEG
- a CDS encoding XRE family transcriptional regulator, which translates into the protein MTVARNFSELTKDLTPERRERIEAAKAALRQEMDLAELRQALSLTQSTLAEALGVKQGEVSKIENRADIFVSTLRRFIQAMGGDLEIRAVFPDRAVTIKNFSSLSQDPMAGHQLPAS
- a CDS encoding DUF4158 domain-containing protein, which encodes MRVATLARRYGRFSGEPTPDQLARHFHLDDADRAFVAEHRGDHNRLGVAVQLGSVRLLCTFLDDPTEAPAAAVRYAADQLAIEGCAEAMAAYAASEGRWRHGPRIRERYGYRQFTDTGIAFRLNRFLYALCWTGADVARIFRVHRATISRIAAEARATLLAQSLSPTRWSDRTAVDPTCFTERHKPPLRTSIELKS